One Alphaproteobacteria bacterium LSUCC0396 genomic region harbors:
- a CDS encoding PQQ-dependent sugar dehydrogenase: MPHFYLIKSIRQGSGRLITAAACHNLRLAWAIVGWLFFGGIGAIGMVTPAISAPLIQQIGAPLSHPWGMDFLDKRQLFVTEREGNLFLVDLLSGDRKTIGNLPAVSANRQGGLLDVAVKAPAGMISGNIAGTGSSDDAVTIYLCYSLQIGNETVTAIDRAGFDGNNLTDRTTIFRANNPTRNAIHYGCRIVLDETYLYASLGERGDRHDAQAPSLHAGAIIRLFHDGSTPPDNPRLDGWAPELWTKGHRNPQGLAINPSNGEIWAHEHGPRGGDEINIIEAGHNYGWPKVSHGKEYIGGSIGSGTSAPGLSDPVWVWTPSIAPSGMTFYQGEMFPYLNGHLLVGSLKFERLYLVIIENGRPVRESVMLDGAIGRVRDVAVAFDGSVLLLSDEGKGGLYRIAEAGQ; this comes from the coding sequence ATGCCTCATTTTTATCTGATTAAATCTATTCGGCAAGGAAGCGGCCGCCTGATCACTGCTGCGGCTTGCCATAATCTCAGGCTTGCTTGGGCAATCGTTGGGTGGCTGTTTTTTGGCGGAATAGGCGCTATCGGGATGGTAACGCCAGCAATCTCCGCCCCCTTAATTCAGCAGATCGGCGCGCCGCTATCGCACCCGTGGGGCATGGATTTTCTGGATAAACGGCAATTATTTGTTACCGAGCGTGAGGGCAATCTTTTTCTTGTCGATCTTTTGTCCGGCGATCGCAAAACCATCGGCAATTTGCCCGCTGTTTCGGCGAACCGGCAGGGCGGGCTGCTAGATGTCGCGGTAAAAGCGCCAGCTGGCATGATTTCGGGGAATATCGCCGGCACTGGTTCAAGCGATGATGCTGTCACTATCTATCTTTGTTATAGCCTGCAAATTGGCAATGAAACCGTTACCGCGATTGATCGTGCCGGATTTGACGGCAATAACCTGACCGACCGAACAACGATTTTCCGCGCAAATAACCCGACGCGTAATGCGATTCATTATGGCTGCCGCATTGTGCTTGATGAAACCTATTTATATGCCAGCCTTGGCGAACGGGGTGATCGCCATGATGCACAAGCCCCCTCCCTTCACGCCGGCGCGATCATCCGGCTTTTCCATGATGGCAGCACGCCGCCCGACAATCCAAGGCTGGACGGCTGGGCCCCTGAACTATGGACCAAGGGGCATCGCAACCCGCAAGGCCTAGCAATCAACCCGTCAAATGGCGAAATCTGGGCGCATGAGCATGGCCCACGCGGCGGTGATGAAATAAACATCATTGAGGCCGGCCATAATTACGGCTGGCCCAAAGTCAGCCATGGCAAGGAATATATCGGCGGCAGTATTGGCAGCGGTACAAGCGCGCCCGGCCTTAGCGACCCTGTGTGGGTTTGGACCCCCTCAATCGCCCCGTCAGGCATGACTTTTTATCAAGGCGAGATGTTTCCCTATTTAAACGGGCATCTACTGGTTGGCTCGCTAAAATTCGAGCGGCTCTATCTAGTAATAATCGAAAACGGTCGACCAGTTCGAGAATCCGTCATGCTGGACGGCGCTATCGGACGGGTGCGTGATGTTGCGGTTGCGTTTGACGGCAGCGTCCTCCTGCTTAGTGACGAGGGCAAAGGCGGTCTTTACCGGATCGCCGAAGCCGGGCAATAG